The following are from one region of the Mycolicibacterium helvum genome:
- the stpK7 gene encoding serine/threonine protein kinase StpK7 — translation MDATPFGHYQLQELIGRGGMGEVYRAYDTKTDRVVALKVLPHRLAEDVIFQQRFRREAQAVAALNEPHVVPIHGFGEIDGRLYLDMRLIDGRTLDAVLSDAGKPLLPPSAVDVVEQVAAALDAAHAAGLIHRDVKPSNILITARDFAYLIDFGLARTASEAGLTTAGSTLGTLAYMAPERFSGGQADLRSDVYGLTCVLYECLTGTRPYPNDSLEQQIAGHMTTPAPRPSDKDPRLAAFDDIIAKGMAKKPAERYRSAGDLAAAARQALTTRVRKVGGSGRHSLAAAPRPHRRRTLFAVGGAMLLVAAAGVGAWQWQASDDRSSGATSLAGTASSSEPTPPALGAVPSIATTVPNKIRDSGRLIVGVNIPYAPNEFIDADGKIVGFDVDLMNAVARTLGLTPEYRQTAFEAIIPSVRAGDFNLGMSSFTDTKEREAAADFVTYFQAGTLWAQRPGVAIDPENACGLKVGVAYPSLQEAEELPAKSAACVAAGKPPIKKVTYTRQDDLNTALTAGEIDAMSADLPVTGFAIKTSGGQLEAAGTVFDSAPYGWPVAKDSGLAQPLQLALQHLIETGEYRTIATIWGVEKGVIDKPVINGALR, via the coding sequence AGGTCGCGGCGGCATGGGCGAGGTCTACCGCGCCTACGACACCAAGACCGACCGCGTGGTCGCCCTCAAGGTGCTCCCGCACCGACTGGCCGAGGACGTCATCTTCCAGCAACGTTTCAGGCGGGAAGCCCAAGCGGTGGCCGCCCTCAACGAACCGCACGTCGTCCCCATCCACGGGTTTGGCGAAATCGACGGCCGGCTGTACCTGGATATGCGCCTGATCGACGGCCGCACCCTGGACGCGGTGCTGTCCGATGCCGGAAAGCCGTTGCTGCCGCCGTCCGCCGTCGATGTCGTCGAGCAGGTCGCCGCCGCTCTGGACGCCGCCCACGCGGCCGGCCTGATCCACCGCGACGTCAAGCCATCCAACATCTTGATCACCGCTCGTGACTTCGCCTACCTCATCGACTTCGGCCTGGCCCGAACCGCGAGCGAGGCGGGGTTGACGACGGCCGGAAGCACGTTGGGGACGTTGGCTTACATGGCCCCCGAACGGTTCAGTGGTGGCCAGGCCGATCTGCGATCCGACGTCTACGGCCTGACCTGCGTGCTCTACGAGTGCCTCACCGGGACCCGGCCCTACCCCAACGACAGCCTGGAACAGCAGATCGCCGGGCACATGACCACGCCGGCCCCGCGCCCGTCCGATAAAGATCCGAGGCTGGCGGCATTCGACGACATCATCGCCAAGGGCATGGCCAAGAAACCTGCCGAGCGATACCGCAGCGCTGGCGACCTGGCCGCGGCCGCTCGCCAGGCGTTGACCACGCGGGTGCGCAAAGTCGGTGGTTCAGGGCGGCACTCGCTGGCCGCGGCACCCCGGCCACACCGCCGGCGGACGCTGTTCGCGGTGGGGGGCGCGATGCTGCTGGTGGCCGCCGCGGGGGTCGGCGCCTGGCAGTGGCAAGCGTCAGACGACCGGTCCAGCGGTGCGACCAGTCTGGCCGGAACCGCGTCCAGCTCGGAGCCGACGCCGCCGGCGTTGGGCGCGGTGCCGTCGATCGCGACGACCGTGCCGAACAAGATCCGGGACTCCGGACGGCTGATCGTCGGTGTCAACATCCCTTATGCACCAAACGAATTCATCGATGCCGACGGCAAGATCGTCGGGTTCGATGTCGATCTGATGAATGCGGTCGCCCGCACTCTTGGGCTGACACCGGAATACCGCCAGACCGCGTTCGAGGCGATCATTCCATCGGTGCGCGCGGGCGACTTCAACCTCGGAATGTCCTCGTTCACCGACACCAAGGAACGCGAAGCGGCCGCCGACTTCGTCACCTACTTCCAGGCCGGCACCCTGTGGGCACAGCGCCCCGGGGTGGCGATCGACCCCGAGAACGCCTGCGGGCTCAAAGTCGGTGTGGCCTATCCCTCTTTGCAGGAGGCCGAGGAGCTGCCCGCCAAGAGCGCCGCGTGTGTGGCCGCCGGCAAGCCGCCGATCAAGAAGGTGACCTACACCCGCCAGGACGACCTCAACACCGCGTTGACGGCCGGCGAGATCGACGCGATGTCGGCCGATTTACCCGTCACCGGGTTCGCCATCAAGACCAGCGGCGGACAGCTCGAGGCCGCAGGCACGGTATTCGACTCCGCGCCCTACGGCTGGCCGGTGGCCAAGGATTCGGGCCTGGCCCAGCCACTGCAGCTGGCACTGCAGCATCTGATCGAGACGGGGGAGTACCGCACCATCGCCACGATCTGGGGCGTCGAGAAGGGTGTGATCGACAAGCCGGTGATCAACGGCGCCCTGCGCTAG